The genomic stretch TCTTGCCGTGGTCGTCGCCATGAGCGCTCTCGCCGCCACCAGTCGCAACTTCCGCCAGGCCGCTAGGATCCTCGGCCTCGACTCCAAGCTCGAGAAGAGCCTCCTGATCCCCTTCCGGGAGATCAAGGTCTGGTTCGGGGATCCTCGATCCTTcccttatttattattatattttattttattttttctgtttCGTGGTGCGATTTTTACTCACTCTCTAGGGTGCTCCGGGGTTTGGGTGCGGTTTTGCAGGTGGAGTGTACGATCCCGAGGGACGACGGGTCCCTGGCGTCGTACGTTGGGTTCAGAGTTCAGCACGACAATGCCCGCGGGCCGATGAAAGGAGGGATCCGGTACCACCATGAGGTGAGTAAAATTTCCCCAGATTAGGCGTCTCTGGTGATGCCGTTTTCGATTTATCGAATGGCTACCGTGGCACTGTCAAATAGTTGTTTTGATCTTGTTGAATATGCGAGTTCAAAATGaacttcaaatttttttatgttcttttattttaagAGTAGCTAAGATCAATGAAGTTAATTGTTGCTCGTCCAAAGAGATGATTTCCCTAAGGTAGTATATGGAAAGTTGCATGGATCCAACGCTCCTACAGTGGAGAAAATCCAAGGATTAAGGAGGTTAGATTCTTGGCTGCATACTTGTTTGGAACTACTCTTCATGTGAATTGTCTCTTAGCAAAAGGACGCTACTGGTGGTGCAAAGCTAAACCCTTGCAGAATATGATCTGTCAGAAGAACCATTCTTCTACAATTTTGTGCTTGAAAATTGGCTTTTGTTACTATCAAAAAGAAATCAATCCTCAATTCGATATGATACAGCTAGCCTGTTTTTTTGGATAATTCTACTGTTAATTTTTACTGGAGTGCCATTCTGGTTGAATAACTTTTAAGATGAGAACCCCTCAACATGAAATTCAATTCTTGGTTTAAAGATATTTTTATCTCCCTACTATTAATGGACAACATATGATTCCATATGTAGCTTCAGCCATCTAATGATGATATGGTAGGTTCTGCAATGAGTATAGATGCATTATTGCACAATGAATCATTTCCTCAGAATTTATGCTAAATACATCATTGTTTAAGGTGTTTATTCACTAGTTGAAAGACTCTTTTGGCTATGGTAGGTTGACCTTGATGAGGTGAATGCTTTAGCTCAACTGATGACATGGAAGACGGCTGTAGCAAACATACCATACGGTGGAGCAAAGGGTGGCATTGGATGCTCTCCAGGTGACCTAAGTAACAGTGAGCTGGAACGACTAACACGAGTATTCACACAAAAAATTCATGACCTCATTGGGATTCATACGGATGTTCCAGCACCTGACATGGGAACAAATGCCCAGGTGATCATTTCATACACTCAGAAATTTTCCTTTAatttaaaagtatatataatttatattgtcaaAAATGTTAGCTTAAAGTTTGTACCTTTGCTGCAAGATGTTGATGTTCTTTAATTTGGGCAGACCATGGCTTGGATCTTAGATGAGTACTCCAAATTTCATGGCCACTCACCAGCAATTGTAACAGGAAAACCAATAGTAAGTGAAGCTAATTTATGCAAGCCTCAGGTATTTAATGAAAATTTTCTCTCTAAGCTGAAGTTACATCCATTTCGGTGTACCATTTGTAGGATCTTGGTGGCTCGTTAGGTAGGGAAGCTGCTACAGGACGTGGTGTCGTATACGCAACCAAAGCTTTACTGGCTGAACATGAGAAGTCTATTTCAGGATCGACTTTCGTAATCCAGGTGAATCCAACGCTTTATATTTGCTGCATTTATTATGAGTAAGAGTTAGTAAGGAAGAATATGATCAAGATGAATATGAATATGAGCATGATTGTTAAGTTAACCAGGATCAAGCTAGATAAATGTAGGAATGGCTATATGCTCATCTGGATTTTGAAGAGAAACTCTGATACTTCAGAAACAAGTTAATGGGACTTTACATTCTGATGTTTCTGTCATGTGCAGGGATTTGGAAATGTTGGTTCATGGGCTGCGCAAATCCTTCATCAGGAAGGGGGCAAGGTTATTGCCATTGGAGATGTAGCAGGTGCCATCAAGAACCCTAATGGCATTGACATTCCTGCCCTGATTAAGCATAAAAACGAGGGCCATGCTCTGAAGGACTTCAAAGGGGCAGATCCATTGGAAAAGGATGAATTACTCCTGCATGAATGTGATGTTCTTATCCCTTCTGCCTTGGGCGGTGTACTGCACAGGTCCTAACTTTTTTCCTCTTCTGATTTCTTTCCTTGTGAATCTTTCATGCTGTTTACTTTCTTATCTAACGGTTGACCAAATTATTAGAGCAATCCCTAAAACATTCTTAACCCAATTCAACCCACCCTTCTTTCTTAATATGTGAATAAAGTGGTCTGTTAACAGTTCACTGCTTTGTTTAAAAATTTCTATGATTGCCAGGGGAAATGCTGCTGATGTGAAGGCCAAGTACATTGTGGAAGCAGCCAATAATCCAACTGATCCTGAAGCCGACGAGGTAGAGTGCCTTCAGCATTATAGCCGAGTCACAGGCAATTATGAAAAGGTCACACTTCATGCTATGTTTTGAACACAGATACTATCTAAAAAGGGCGTGAAGATACTTCCCGACATATATGCAAATTCTGGTGGTGTTGTTGTCAGTTACTTCGAGTGGGTTCAGGTACTTCATAATAACACATTCCCTTTTGCTTCAAAGTCTACTTGAAGATTCACTTAAGCATATTGTCGTCATGTGGAATTTCGTAGAACATCCAAGGATTCATGTGGAACGAAGAGAAGGTGAATCATGAGCTAAAGGAGTACATGAAGAGTGCTTTCAATAACATCAAGACAATGTGCCAGACCCATGACTGCAACCTCCGCATGGGCGCGATCACCTTGGGAGTCAACAGGGTTGCCCGTGCAACTCTCTTGAGGGGTTGGGAAGCATAAGAAGAAGAATGCATTTCGATTACTTCTCTGctatacattatatatatatatatatatatataaaaagaaggAGATTATGAAAGACTCTAATTTATCTATCTTAGCAATTTAGCATGTGAAGAGCTCTTCTGTATTGCAGAGGAAAATTTACCCAGTATCTTTTTTAATCTATCAATGAAAATTCTTCGGCAGCAATATCTTTTATTTTGCAACAAGATGGTAAGAATTTTCTAATGATATGATGatgtattgatcctgtccgaaagtcgaagagacgaaAAGTTGGAGATGTGACACTCAAGCTGATCTTCTGTGGACTTCGCCGAACCAGGGAAGAGgtccccgacgttggccctccgacgctcaagtcaatcaccagcGATGAAGAATAAGGCGGAGCAACAAAAAGACTGtagcacaaacagtgaatatcgcatacctctgTCGATACttggaccctctttatatagagctccggttGTGCGCGTTCACACTTCCCAAGGTGGACATGCTTCTTAAAGCTTTCCTTGAAAAGACTTGTCAATAAAGTGTcactgacacagtaccttaacgggccgagcatatctctgaagtgacagtggaagctttcgccgtacgatcttctggttatccatgcccggtgtcggcgacaccaactcccaaaaggatatcgataGATATCAGCGTACTGTACTGCTGGGCCGAGCGGTATGGCCGCTCGGTCGGAGTTTTACCGCTTTGGTGCCACTTCCGGTCGACCAAAATCTTGCTACTCTCGTGTGTGTCCACTCGACCAAATTTCCACTCTGCCACTGCTGAGACTTGCTGCCAggccgagcgaggtagccgctcggccgaagttgcACTCTGTCAATGATACGTTCTGTTGTCTGGTCAAGCGAGGTAGCCGCTCGACCGAAGCTCTGTCTGCCAATATCGAATCCTGGTGACTcgtcgagcggggtagccgctcggccgaagctCCGTCTGCCAATGCTGAATCCTAGTGCCTTGTTGAGCGGGGTAGTCGCTCGGCCGACTTCCGCACATTGTCTTCACTGAGCGTCGGTCGTTTGACTTCTCCCTGTGTCGAAGGCGGCGGTAGATCGGGGGTCTTCTCCCCCGATCGGGGAATGTTCCGTCTGACCGGCCGATGTCATCTACGCGTTGACTGCCTTAACTTTGATCTCCTTTGACCTCTACCGTGGCAGCGAGGTGGGGCCCCttatcatcaccgcatcacaagcctccccctcaagtctagtcgaatgaggctgcaaatccgactgactggacagttgtCTGAGCATATTTCCTCCCGATCGGCCTTCGGCTTCTGATCAGGACGTGACCGCTCCATGCCGGTCGGCCCGTTAAAACTTATCGTTCGTTCATAGGGTTGCTCCCTTAAGCCGATCAGCACAATGAGCATCTTTACTTGTGAAATCTTTTCTCGACTGTCTTAGGCGCGCTCCCGGCTGATGTCACCCAGATTTCTGGGAAATCGTGCAAATCTCTTCGTATTAAGGCTGAGCCCGCTATGCCTTCATTAAATGTCAACCCGTGGTGATGCGCCACGTGTCCTGTCCAGTGCCGTCGCACACCTGGCGGTTCAAATTCAACGGTGAGATCTTGGCCTGGGTTTCCGCAACCTAGATCGAACGGCTCCGATCGGCCGACCCCCAGGCTTATAAGCCCGTGTGTGTCGCCGCATTTGCGCACTTGAAGTGAATTCTTCGACGATGCTCCTGTTCTCTGGCGACATCCTTCTTTTTCGCTCCTCCAGCGACATTTCCAGTAAACTTTCTCCCCATCGCCCCTTGTTTTCTCGTCTCTCGACATCTGTCCTTCCCTGTCTTCCGAGTTTTTCGGTGTCTTAGTGTTTCGACAATAATCCCTCCAGTAGGTTTTCTGTCCTTTGAATCTCCACCTTGTTTTGAGATGGCTAGTTTTTCACAGCCTCCCGCCGGCATCCCTGGGCTATGGTACACTTTTACCGAGTCCTGGTTTGACGTCAACGATGCTGAGAGTCTGAAAGCCGCTTTCGAGCTTCCTCCCGAGTACGAAGTTATCCTTCCTTCTCCTTTCGATCGGCCAAATTCTCCACCTCCCGGCTATATTTGCTTCTTTAAGGACCATTTCACCATCGGTCTGCGGTTCCCCATCTACTCCTTCTTTTTCGCCGTGTGTAAATATTTTTGAGTCTCCCTTCATCAACTAGTGTCTAACTCCTTTCGGCTTCTGTGTGGGGTGATGGTTCTTTTTCGCCTGCACGGCATTCCCCTTACTCCCCGActctttcattacttttattatcctaaGTGATCCGAGCCGGGGATCTTTtttttccaagcccgagtggacttggttttctttgataaaatgtcgacctccaacaaacactggaaggagtatttcttTTTTGTGCGCTTTCCAGAGCGGCCGAACTTCCCAACAAACTAGCAACTCGACGTGGCGACTCAGCCTCCATTAAAGAAGTACAAGAGCTGATTGGACTACCTCAACGCAACCTTAATGTTGGCCGGTCATAAATACAACATCCACAAGCTGTTGTTGGAGGGTGTATTATAtatcttcggcttgagtccgatccgcaCCCGACTTCCGTTCAGCCTAGGTATGCGACCACTTTACTCCTTTCTTTGATTCTAGCTGATTTTTCTTCCTTTCGTGCAACCGAAGTCATGCTACGCGTGCGTCTGATTGGCAAGGCGAAGCTCGTGGATGTCACGATCAACGCAGCCGTTGTGGAAGAACTGGGGAGTCGCGGCCCGCAGCCAATCGGCTCACAAGAGGAGCCGCAGGACAAGAGCGAGGCGGCTCCTATTTTGGCCAGTGGCGGGGCGACTGGTGGCTCACAACCTTCTAAACGACAGTTGGTCGTTGAAGTTGAGGGGGCTTCGGGCTCAGCCTCCTCAGCCAAGCCATTGATCAAGCGCAAGAGGCGCCGGGCAGAACCTTCATCCCGTCCCACCACTTCTGGAGTGCGGTCCGCTGAACGGGTGGAGACGTCGACCCCTGCTCCCGTCCAAGAGTTCATTGTCCCTGAGTTGTTGGATGGGGCGCCCTCCCTATCCGATCTACTTTAGGGGACGGTCTGCGCGTCGCCAGTGGCCTTCTTGCCACCAAAATTAAAGACAAAGAAGTCGGGCATCCGATCGGCCTCTTCATCACGACCGTATGGATGGGCCACTTCTGCGCAGTCAGCCTCGAGCGGCCAATGCCACATTACGACGTTTTGGCATATGCCAACTGAGTAGTGGCACGAATCTAGCACCGAGTGTCGAGCTCCCGAACATCAGATCATCATCCAAGGGTCACTCGCCAAAATATGGAAAGCTGCTTGGGCCCATGCGGCGATGATGCCTCCTGGGGCACTCGCGGACATCCACACCCAGATGTCTACTGGAGTAAGTTTTGCATTTGCATTGTTTACTTTCGATTGATGCTTATATTCTCTTTATTTTGTAGTACTAGGTGGAAAGTCTGGCCATGTACCAAAGGCTCACCATTTTGGAGGAAGAAGTGAAGAAAATAAAGGCGTCGAGTGACCAATCCTCTGCCGCTCAAGAACAAACAAACGTCGAGGTGGCTAAACTTTGAGCCGATCTGGCGAAGAGCAACAAACTGCTCGAGGACAAACGGGAAAAGAGCTTTAGGCAGGCCACTCTTCTGGCTCGGCTCAATAAGCAGGTCACCACCTTCGACAATAAAATTGAGTCGACCAATGGGCGGAAGAATTAGACCATCGAAGACCTCGAGCTGAAGAATAAGGACGCCCGGGCCCTTCCCCTAAAACTCAAGGAAACTGAGGACTTCCTGGTCGTCGAGCGGAACAGTCGGTCGGCCAAAGAAATAGCCCTTCACGGCCAACTCGCCTCCAAAGATACTACGCTGGCACCGCCAAGGACGAGCTGGAGGCCTCCTGAGCGACCTTGAAGACCTACAAAGAAGTCGAGCTTAGCCGTTTCGAGGCTATGAAGAAGAACTACCTCCGCTCAGATGTTTTCAACAAGAAGGTCGTCGACCGAGCTCTACGCCTCTTCTATCTGGCCATCGATGGGGCGATTGACCAGCTCAGAGAGGGTGGCTACTTGCCAGCAGCTCTGACCAGCAGCAGCATCAGTCGGGATAAATTTACTGCAGCGATGCCTGATGACGTTTTGGACTACCTTGAGTGAGGCCGAGAGCCCCTGtaaaatttctataaaatttttGAAGTCTTAATGAATGCTCATCCGTTCGAACGAGTTTTACCTCCTTGAATGTTTTTTCGATTCCCCTTCTCTTTAAGTATTGCACGAACTCGTGGCCTCGTGATTCCGATTGTCCGTAATTAGTCTATCCAACCGACGGATCCCTTTTATATTTAGTGTCATCATGTTTTTATGAACCTCTGATCAGTCCCGGGGATGTCTTGAAGAATAGTGTCGAACAGTCACTATATTTTGAAGACTTAGGCTTTTGAGTAGTCGACGCTTACCCTCTCATTGagccaagggtttaaggtcgtcgctcgaccgttgaggaAGATTAGGCGAacactggggtttaaggtcgtcactcaaccgctgatggagacaagcgtttaaggtcgccgctcgaccgctgatggagacaagcgtttaaggtcgtcgctcgaccgctgatagAGACAAGCGTTTAagatcgtcgctcgactgttgatggagacaagtatttaaggtcgtcgctcgaccgttgttgTTAACcaggatttaaggtcgtcgctcgatcgttgatggaAACACATTTCAAGAGGCCTTCACTTTTTATTCAGATTTTACCCTGCGTTCGGGAGTCAAACAAAAAATACATAGTATTCACTCatgcacctctcatccagccctGTAGGGTtgtagatgattcgcgctccatgaccTTTCGACCTGCCTTCCCTCTCCATCCTCCAGATAGTAGGCGCACAATCGGAGCTTCTGCACGATCTTGAAAGGTCCTGCCCATGGGGCCTCGAGTTTGGTGACATCGCTGATTGGCTTTTCTTTCTTCCAGATGAGATCGCCGACCTAGAAGGACCTCGGGATTAcccgccggttgtagttctgtttcatccgTTACCGGTACGCCGTTAGCCGAACCGTTGCTTTCGTCGGCgtttcgtccaccaagtcgagctccatgagtCTCCGTTCGGTGTTTCCTTCGTCGTAGTGTTGCACCCAATcagattctactccgacctccacgAGGACAACTgcttcaccgccatataccagatGGAAGGGGGTTATGTCAGTCGCCTCATTGGAAGTCGTGTGAAGGACCCACAACACGCTGGGGAGCTCGTCAACCTAGCTGCCtccgacgtggtcgagccgagcgcataaAACTCTAAGAATCTCCCGATTGGTAACTTTGGCTTGCCCGTTACCCTAAGGGtaggccacagaggtgaaggcttgttgGTTGTCATAGCCCTCGCACCACTCCTTGAGCCTCTGACTAGCGAATTGCCTCCTATTGTTTGACACGAGTTAGCGTGGGATGCCAAACCGACAAATGATATTTTACCAAACAAATTTAATGACCATCTGCTTAGTTATTCTTGAGAACAGCTtggcttccacccattttgagaagtagtcgaccgcgaCAAGCAGAAATTTTCTCTAACCGGTCGCCATTGGGAATGGCccaacgatatccatgccccattgatcgaatggGCAGGTTACtgtggacgccttcatttcctcggTTGGTCGGTGAGGAAGGTTGTGATACTTCTAGCAGGATAAGCAAGTCGCCACCGTCCAAGCGGCATCTTCTTGGAAGGTCGaccaaaaatacccggctaggAGTATCTTTCGGGCTAATGCAAGGCCGCCCGGATGGCCTCCGCAGAAGCCTCAGTGCACCTCCCGCAGAATGTACGCGATGTCTTCCGATCCGACACATTTGAGTAAGGGCCTTGCGAAGGCTCACTTATAAAGCCGGTCCCCCACCAAGGTGAACCGCCCGACCCGCTTCTTCAGCAGGAGAGCTTCTTCCAGATCAAAAGGTGTTACTTCCGAACGCAGAAACTCTATTAGggatgtcctccagtcgctcaggAAGGTAATTCCTTCCATTCGGTCAATGTGCATCACAAGCGAGGCTTGTTCGATCGACTGCCCTATGATGATCGGCATCAACGAGTTGGCCAATTTTGCCAACTCATCCGCTGTCTGGTTCTCCGATCGGGAGATCTTCTGTATAATGACCTCCTGGAAGTTGGTTTTTAGCCTTTCGAAGGCCTTCGCGTAGAGCCTGAGTCGAGCATTGCTTATCTCAAAAGTCCCGGATAGTTGTTGAGCGGTCAACTgagagtccaagtggatgaggactttagcggctcccacatgccgggccgCCTGCAGGCCGACTATTAATGCCTCaaactctgcttcattattggtggctctgtAATCCAGTCGAACGGAGAGCTGCATCCTGTTTCCCCGTGGTGAGATAAGCAGTATGTCAATTCCGCTGCCTTGCTGAGTGGATAAGtcgtccacatatatcttccatgttgccTCTAGCTCGACACTCTGGACCTCGatgacgaaatccgccaaggcCAGAGCCTTGATTGtcgctcggggttgatattggatgtcgaattcacttagCTCGGTCATCCACTTAATTAGCCTTCCTGATACTTTGGGGTTGAGAATGACTCGTCCCAGGGCACTGTTAGTTAGCACAATGAGGGTGTGCgctaggaagtatggacgaagcctccgagcggcgaaaatcaaagcataagctaatttttcaagaccggtgtagcgacACTCTGCATTCTTCAATATATGGCTCAAAAATATACAGGCTGCTGCTTTTGGCCGTTCTGCCTAACCAGAGCCGATCCAACGGCATGTTCGTTGGATGACAGATAAATCCAAAGTGGCTCACCAACAACCGGTTTGGCCAATACAGGCAAGGAGTTCAGATATTCCTTGAGCTCTTTTAATGTCTGATCGCACTCAGCATCCCACTAGAATTTTATGGCTCGGTGAAgcaccttgaagaatggtagCCTCCGGTCgaatgacttggatatgaatctggacagcgccgtgatccgatcgatcagccgttgagcttccttcaaattctGAGGCGGTGGCATGTCTTGCAATGCTTTAACTTTATTAAGGTTGGCTTCAATGCCCCGCTTGGTGACAATGTAACCCAGGAAGCAACCACTCTTCGCGCTGAACAGACACTTGCTCGGGTTCAACTTTATTCCGTAGGTCCTCAGCGTTCGGCAGGTCTCGTTGATATCTGCGCATTGGTCAGCAGCTtggagggatttaattaatatgtcgtcgacgtatacctccatattacggtcgatctaccgtcagaacaccttgttcatcagcctctggtaagtggctccgacattcttgagtccgaacgacatgacgttgtagcaataCATTCCGTCGcccgtaatgaagctgaccttctcctggtcttcgcgggcgagcggcacttggtgatacccttggtaagcgtcgaacatgcagatcagctcgcagcctgccattgagtccaccatctggtctatcctgggcaatggatagaagtcctttggACATGCATTGTTCAaatcacggaagtcgatgcagacccaccATTTATTgaccggcttggagaccaacacgaAATTAGCAAGCCAGCTCAAgaattgaacttccctaatatggtcggcctccagcaacttctctatctccgcccggatgatcacaTTTTGCTCcatgctgaagtccctctttctttgcttcactggccgagcgtccgatcgaacataaagctcatgctgAGCCACGCTCGAGGAGATACTGAgaagctcgtgtgtcgaccaagcgaacacatcatgattttgtttAAGACAGACGACCAATTCTGCCTTCTTCTCTACCTCCAAGTCGGTGGCAATGAAGGTTGTTGCCTCCGCTCGATtggggtggatctgaacctcctccttttcttcgtataccAAGGTAGGGGTTTTTCATTGATCAAGTTTACCTCCAAGCGCGGGTTCTTCCGAGCACTTCTCACCTCAGACTTGACTATCTCGAAGTAGCATCGCCGAGCAGCCAGTTGATCGCCTTTGACTTCGCCCACTCGGTCATCTACTAAGAACTTGAGTTTTTGGCAGTAAGTATATACTACCGCCTggaactcgttgagggtcggtcggcccaatatgacattgtaggtCAACGGcgcgtccaccacgatgaagttggtggtcctggTTCTCCTCAGTGGCTCCTCTCCGAGTGAGATGGCTAGACGGGCTTCTCCGAGCGTCAGTACTTTATTGCCCGTGAAGCCGTAGAGAGGGGTCATCATGGGCAACAACTCGCTccgatcaatttgtaattgatcgaatgcctttttgAAGATGATATTCACTGAACTCCctatatcaacaaaagttcggtgaatagtgtaattagaGATTACCTCCCGGTTGATCAGTGcatcgtcgtgagggatctccactccctccaagttgCTGGGGTCGAAGCTTATTTCTGGTCCTTCGGTCTTCTCCTTGCTACATCCCACTATGTGGATCTCCAGCTGCCGAGCGTATGACTTCCTGGCTCTATTGGAGTCGTCGTCGGTCGGCCCTCCAGCGATCATGCATATCCCTCCTCGGGATGCGTTgttcctgttttcttcttcccgagcaaaTGGTCTATTTCGCTCAGCCGGGTCTCGGGAGGGATCAGTGTCATCCCTCTGTTGATGTTGATGGTGCCGCTCAGACACCCTTCTTTCGTCCTCCTGTCGCCCAGCAGATCGATGTCTTTGTCGTTGATCGAGAGAAGGAGATCGGCGGCGGTATCCTCTTGGAGCCAATTGACTGACGATCGGTGTCAGACCGCTGTAATCCCGCATGTTGTGAGTCGTCGACTGGCGGAAAGAGTAGAACATCGGCGTCTATGTTTTGCCCTTCGACGCCTTGCTGACCAGATACCACATGTTGTACGGCATGTGCCctgatctcttggtgtggtcgcACTCCTTCGGTCCTTGGCCCCTTGGGCAGCTATGGCTGCTTGATGGTTGGCGCCGAAGGTTCGGTCTACGCATCTTTTCTTCTGGCCGCCTGGGTTTCTTCCAGattgatatattcgttggccttTTTGAGCATGTGGTCAAAGTCCctaggcggcttcctgatgaatGATCAGAAGAAATCTCCCTCGACAAGCCCCTAAGTAaaggcgttcatcattgtctcagacgagaccgaggggatgcCCATGGCTACTTGATTGAAACATTGTATGTACACTCGGAGCGCTTCCTTAAACCCTTGCTTTAGGGCGAAAAAGCTGACGCTCGTCTTCTaatagcgtcggctgctggcgaagtggtgttgGAACGcggctcggaagtctttgaagctctgTATTGAGTTGTTCGGCAGTATTCGAAACCAACGTTgtgccgatccagagagggtagtgaggaagactcagtACTTCACTCCATCTATATATTGGTGTAGCATGGCCTCATTATCGAacctatccagatgatcatctggatcggtcgatccgTTGTATGTCCCGATCGCCAGGGGGTATAATGTCTCAGcaaagggtcttgtaagatccCTTCTGAGAACTTCCGGTTGATCCGTTCGAGCGACGAGCTGCTTCGGGGTGCCTTGTCCTTTCGTGCGTCTTGAGTGGGAGCATCATCTAAAGATGATCCCCTTTCTTGATTCGACTGGGCTATCTCCGAAGGGGTTTGGAACAAGGCACGATGAAAGGGGATCGACGTGAGTGGCGCTTCCCCCTGTGTGTCGATCGGCCTTCTGTTCTGCCCCCATACGGAGACTTGCTCCACTCGGTCTTCTTCCCCGCTCATCTCCCTACTGCCGATGATGCAGGTTGCGGTGCTTGCTGATCGACTAAcgcctgttgttgttgctgctcgaTCATCTTCGCCGCTCAGGCTTGAACGAGCATCTCGGGCTCTTCCTGGGTGAGCATCACGGTGATGAGTCGCccaacgtcctccatcttctcggctcagatgcaagtgacgttcccacagacggcgccaaatatgatcctatccgaaagttgAAGAGACGGAAAGATGGGGATGTGGTGCTCACGCTGACCTCTTGTGGACTCCACTCTGAGCTGCAACACAaactacgtcagtgccgagccagggaaggggtccccggcgttggccctccgatactcaagtcagttACCGGTGATGAAGAAtaaggcggagcaacaagaagaccgTAGCACAAACAATGAATATCGCATACCTTCGCCGatacttggaccccctttatataaagcTCCGGTTGTGCGCATGCACGCTTCCTAAGGTGAGTATGTTTCTCAAAGTTTTTCCTggaaagacttgtcagtaaagtgtctccgACACAGTACTTTAATGGAccgagcatatctttgaagtgacaatggaagcttccgtcgtacgatcttttGGCTATCCATGCTCGGTGTTGgtggcactaactcccaaaaagaTGTCGATGGATATCAGCATAATGTACTGCTGGGCCGAGCGGTATGGC from Zingiber officinale cultivar Zhangliang chromosome 5B, Zo_v1.1, whole genome shotgun sequence encodes the following:
- the LOC121984972 gene encoding glutamate dehydrogenase 2, mitochondrial, producing MSALAATSRNFRQAARILGLDSKLEKSLLIPFREIKVECTIPRDDGSLASYVGFRVQHDNARGPMKGGIRYHHEVDLDEVNALAQLMTWKTAVANIPYGGAKGGIGCSPGDLSNSELERLTRVFTQKIHDLIGIHTDVPAPDMGTNAQTMAWILDEYSKFHGHSPAIVTGKPIDLGGSLGREAATGRGVVYATKALLAEHEKSISGSTFVIQGFGNVGSWAAQILHQEGGKVIAIGDVAGAIKNPNGIDIPALIKHKNEGHALKDFKGADPLEKDELLLHECDVLIPSALGGVLHRGNAADVKAKYIVEAANNPTDPEADEILSKKGVKILPDIYANSGGVVVSYFEWVQNIQGFMWNEEKVNHELKEYMKSAFNNIKTMCQTHDCNLRMGAITLGVNRVARATLLRGWEA